The Amycolatopsis nigrescens CSC17Ta-90 genomic interval GCGGCGCCGGAGGACCGGACCAACATCACCGGCTCCAGCAACGTCCGCCAGGCGCTCACCACCGGCGCCGTGGATCTGTACTGGGAGTACACCGGGACCGGCTGGATCAGCTTCCTCAACAAGACCGAACCGGTCACCGACCCGCAGGCCCTCTTCGACGCGGTGAAGAAGGAGGACGCCGCGAACAACGTCACCTGGTGGGCCCGTTCACCTGCCAACGACACCTACGCGATCGCGGTGAACCAGAAGGCGCTCGCGCAGTTCGGCGTGAAGACCCTGTCCGAGTACGCGGCGCTGGTGAAGCAGAACCCGGCCGCCGCCTCGACCTGCATCGGCCCCGAGTTCCGCAGCCGGGACGACGGCTTCCCCGGTCTGGAGAAGACCTACGGCTTCGACCTGCCGGAGGCACAGGAGCACCTGGTTAACGACGCCGTCATCTACCCCACCCTTGGCAAGGGCGACACCTGCAACTTCGGCGAGGTCGCCTCGACGGACGGCCGGGTGTCCGCGCAGAACCTGACCGTGCTGCAGGACGACAAGCAGTTCTTCCCGATCTACAACCCGGCCCTCGCCGTCCGCGGTCCGGTGGCCCAGCAGTACCCGCAGCTCGAGCAGCTGTTCGCGCCGATCGCGGCCAAGCTCGACACGCCGACGCTGATGGAGCTGAACAAAAAGGTCAGCGTCGAGGGCCAGAACCCGAATGCGGTGGCCAGGGACTGGTTGAAGGCCAGCGGTTTCATCGGCTGACCCCGGCCGGGCGGTACGGCACGTAGGCTGCGATCGTGCGGACACGACCGACACTCACCTGGACGGTCACGGGCGAATCCACGGGCGAATCACCGCCGCGGACCACCAGCCTGGACGAGGTCGTCCGGGTCGTCGCCGGGCGCCGGGTGGTGGTGCTGAGCGGGGCCGGGCTGTCCACCGAGTCCGGCATACCCGACTACCGCGGTGCGGAGGGCAGCCTTCGCCGGCATACCCCGATGACCTACGACGAGTTCGTCGGCAGCGAAGCGGGCCGTCGCCGGTACTGGGCCCGCAGCCACCTCGGCTGGCGGACGATCGCCCGCGCGAGCCCGAACGACGGGCATCTCGCGGTGGCCGCGCTGCGTGCCGAGGGCTACCTCTCCGGCGTGATCACCCAGAACGTCGACGGGCTGCACCAGGCGGCCGGTACGCCAGGCGTGGTCGAGCTGCACGGCAGCCTGGACCGGGTGATCTGCCTCGGCTGCCGACGCACGAGTGCGCGGGAGGACCTGGACCGGCGGCTGCGGGCGGCGAACCCGGAATTCGGGGGCACGGCCACCCGGATCAACCCGGACGGTGACGTCGAGCTCGCCGACGAGGTGGTGCGCGGGTTCCGGCTGGTCGCCTGCGGCGGCTGCGGGTCCGGGGTGCTCAAACCGGACGTCGTGTTCTTCGGTGAGAACGTGCCCCGATCGCGGGTGGAACGGTGCTACCGCCTCGTGGATGAAGCCGCCGCGCTGCTGGTCCTCGGCTCCTCGCTGACCGTCATGTCGGGCCTCCGGTTCGTCCGGTACGCGGCCAAGGCGGGCAAGCCGGTGCTCATCGTCAACCACGGCGAGACCCGCGGCGACCAGTACGCGGCCGTCCGGGTCGACCTTCCGCTCGGCCGGGCGCTCACCGATCTCACCGACCTCATTGCCCGGCTTGGAGACACCCCGGTTGAGTGATCTTGCGTAGTGATGCATAATCATTCGCATGACGGTCAAGGTCGCGGTGGCAGGGGCGAGCGGATACGCGGGCGGAGAACTCCTTCGCCTGCTGCTGACGCACCCCGAGGTCGAGATCGGCGTGCTGACCGCCGCCAGCAGCGCGGGCAGCGAGCTGGGCGGGCACCAGCCGCACCTGGCGCCACTGGCGGACCGGGTGCTGGCTGAAACCACCGCTGAAACCCTCGCCGGGCACGACGTGGTCTTCCTGGCGCTGCCGCACGGGCATTCCGCCGAGCTCGCCGCGAAGCTCGGCCAGGACGTGCTGGTCGTTGACCTCGGCGCGGACCACCGGCTGACCGCGGCCGCCGACTGGCAGCGCTGGTACGGCGGCGAGCACGCCGGCGCCTGGCCGTACGGCCTGCCGGAGCTGCCGGGGGCCAGGTCGCTGCTGGCCGGGGCCAAGCGGATCGCGGTGCCGGGCTGCTTCCCGACCGGCGGCACCCTGGCGATGGCGCCGGCCCTGGCCGAAGGGCTGGTGGAACCCGACGTCACCTTCGTGTCGGTCACCGGCACCTCGGGCGCGGGCAAGAGCCTCAAACCGCACCTGCTCGGCTCCGAGGTGATGGGCTCGGCCAGTGTCTACGGGGTCGCCGGCGCGCACCGGCACACACCGGAGTTCGCGCAGAACCTCGGCGCGGTGGCCGGCAGGCCGGTCACCGTCTCGTTCACCCCGGTGCTGGCCCCGATGCCACGCGGCATCCTGACCACCGCCAGCGCACCGCTGGTGTCCGGAGTGGACAGTGCGGCGGCCAGGGCGGTCTACCAGAAGGCTTACGCCACCGAGCCTTTTGTGCAGCTGCTGCCCGCCGACCGCTGGCCGTCCACCGCGGCGACGGTCGGCTCGAACAACGTCCAGCTCCAGGTGGCGGTCGACGCCGACGCGGGCAGGCTGGTCGTGGTAGCCGCGATCGACAACCTGACCAAGGGCACTGCCGGCGGTGCCGTGCAGTCGATGAACCTCGCGCTCGGGCTCGCCGAGACCACCGGACTTTCCACGGTAGGAGTCGCACCATGACGATCACTGCGCCACAGGGTTTCCGGGCCGCCGGGGTCACCGCGGGGCTCAAGCCCAGTGGCAAACCGGATGTCGCGCTCGTGGTCAACGACGGCCCTGCCGACGTCGCGGCCGCGGTGTTCACCGCCAACCGCTGCAAGGCCAACCCCGTGCTGTGGAGCGAACGCGTGCTCGACGGCAACCGGGCCCGCGCGGTGGTGCTCAACTCCGGGGGCGCGAACTGCTACACCGGCCCGCAGGGCTTCCAGAACACGCACGCCACCGCCGAGCAGGTCGCCGGGCACCTCGGCATCGGCGCCATCGAGGTCGTGGTGTGCTCCACCGGCCTGATCGGTGAGCAGCTCGCCGCGGACAAGCTCGCCGCCGGGGTGGACCAGGCCGCCGAGCGGCTGTCCGCGGACGGCGGCCCTGCCGCCGCCGAAGCGATCATGACCACCGACACGCGCAGCAAGGAGGTCGTGCACCACGGCGACGGCTGGCGCATCGGCGGTATGGCCAAGGGCGCCGGCATGCTGGCCCCGGCACTGGCCACGATGCTGGTGGTGCTGACCACCGACGCGGTGGTCAGCGCGGAGACCGCGGACCGGGCGCTGCGGGAGGCCACCGGGCTGACCTTCGACCGGCTCGACTCCGACGGCTGCATGTCCACCAACGACACCGTGGTGCTGCTCTGCAACGGCGCCTCCGGGGTGGAGCCGGGCCCGGTCGAGTTCGGCGAGGCGCTGCGGGACGTCTGCCACGACCTGGCACAGCAACTGCTCGGGGACGCCGAGGGCGCCGATCACGACATCGCGATCGAGGTGGTCAACGCCGCCTCCGAGGCGGACGCGGTGGAGGTCGGCAGGGCGATCGCCAGGAGCAACCTGTTCAAGTGCGCGGTCTTCGGCAAGGACCCGAACTGGGGCCGCATCCTGGCGTCGGTGGGCACCACCGGCGCGGTGTTCGAGCCGTCCAGGCTGGACGTCGCCTTCAACGGGGTCTGGGTCTGCCGCGGCGGCGAGCCGGGGGAGTCCCGCGAAAAGGTGGACCTGACCGGACGCGCGGTGGACGTCCGGGTCGATCTCAAGGCCGGGGTCGCGGCCGCGACCATCTGGACCAACGATCTCACGCACGCCTACGTGCACGAGAATTCGGCCTACTCGACATGAGCCCTGCAGATGACAGCGCGGAAAACCGTGGGGGCCTGGACAACCGGGGCCACGGAACTCGCCCGGCCGAAGGCCCCGCTAGCGCGGTGGCGGGGCGCCCGCCTGTGGAAGGTGGGCGAACCCGCCAAGGAGCGCCCCGTCGACGTGATCGCGGTGCGAGTTCTCAAACAAACACCGAAGCGATCGGGCCTGCAGACGAACGGCTGGCCACCGCCGCGGACAAGGCCGGGGTGCTGATCGAGGCGCTGCCGTGGCTGCAGCGGTTCCACGGCGCGACCGTGGTGGTCAAGTACGGCGGCAACGCCATGATCGACGACGAGCTGAAGACCGCTTTCGCGCAGGACATGGTGTTCATGCGGATGGCGGGCCTGCGCCCGGTGGTGGTGCACGGCGGCGGCCCGCAGATCACCTCGATGCTGGACCGGCTCGGGCTGGTCGGCGAGTTCAAGGGCGGGCTGCGGGTGACCACTCCGGAGACCATGGACATCGTACGCATGGTGCTGGTCGGTCAGGTCAGCCGCGAGCTGGTCGGGCTGATCAACGCGCACGGGCCGTATGCCGTGGGTATCTCCGGCGAGGACGCCCGGCTGTTCACCGCCCGCCGCCGCAAGGCCGTGGTGGACGGTGAAGCCGTCGATATCGGACTGGTCGGCGAGGTGGCCACGGTGAACCCGGACGCGGTACTGGACATCGTCAACGCCGGGCGCATCCCGGTGGTGTCCACGGTCGCCCCGGACGTGGACGGCGTGGTGCACAACGTCAACGCGGACACCGCGGCCGGTGCGCTCGCCGCCGCGTTGGGCGCGGAGAAGCTGGTCGTGCTGACCGACGT includes:
- a CDS encoding glycine betaine ABC transporter substrate-binding protein, whose translation is MRIQRRVAAALALIAATALTAGCTISDDKGQAPAGGGSIQKIEALSGAPIKVSSKEFDEQLLLGQLTMVVLQAAGAAPEDRTNITGSSNVRQALTTGAVDLYWEYTGTGWISFLNKTEPVTDPQALFDAVKKEDAANNVTWWARSPANDTYAIAVNQKALAQFGVKTLSEYAALVKQNPAAASTCIGPEFRSRDDGFPGLEKTYGFDLPEAQEHLVNDAVIYPTLGKGDTCNFGEVASTDGRVSAQNLTVLQDDKQFFPIYNPALAVRGPVAQQYPQLEQLFAPIAAKLDTPTLMELNKKVSVEGQNPNAVARDWLKASGFIG
- a CDS encoding NAD-dependent protein deacetylase, whose protein sequence is MRTRPTLTWTVTGESTGESPPRTTSLDEVVRVVAGRRVVVLSGAGLSTESGIPDYRGAEGSLRRHTPMTYDEFVGSEAGRRRYWARSHLGWRTIARASPNDGHLAVAALRAEGYLSGVITQNVDGLHQAAGTPGVVELHGSLDRVICLGCRRTSAREDLDRRLRAANPEFGGTATRINPDGDVELADEVVRGFRLVACGGCGSGVLKPDVVFFGENVPRSRVERCYRLVDEAAALLVLGSSLTVMSGLRFVRYAAKAGKPVLIVNHGETRGDQYAAVRVDLPLGRALTDLTDLIARLGDTPVE
- the argC gene encoding N-acetyl-gamma-glutamyl-phosphate reductase — translated: MTVKVAVAGASGYAGGELLRLLLTHPEVEIGVLTAASSAGSELGGHQPHLAPLADRVLAETTAETLAGHDVVFLALPHGHSAELAAKLGQDVLVVDLGADHRLTAAADWQRWYGGEHAGAWPYGLPELPGARSLLAGAKRIAVPGCFPTGGTLAMAPALAEGLVEPDVTFVSVTGTSGAGKSLKPHLLGSEVMGSASVYGVAGAHRHTPEFAQNLGAVAGRPVTVSFTPVLAPMPRGILTTASAPLVSGVDSAAARAVYQKAYATEPFVQLLPADRWPSTAATVGSNNVQLQVAVDADAGRLVVVAAIDNLTKGTAGGAVQSMNLALGLAETTGLSTVGVAP
- the argJ gene encoding bifunctional glutamate N-acetyltransferase/amino-acid acetyltransferase ArgJ yields the protein MTITAPQGFRAAGVTAGLKPSGKPDVALVVNDGPADVAAAVFTANRCKANPVLWSERVLDGNRARAVVLNSGGANCYTGPQGFQNTHATAEQVAGHLGIGAIEVVVCSTGLIGEQLAADKLAAGVDQAAERLSADGGPAAAEAIMTTDTRSKEVVHHGDGWRIGGMAKGAGMLAPALATMLVVLTTDAVVSAETADRALREATGLTFDRLDSDGCMSTNDTVVLLCNGASGVEPGPVEFGEALRDVCHDLAQQLLGDAEGADHDIAIEVVNAASEADAVEVGRAIARSNLFKCAVFGKDPNWGRILASVGTTGAVFEPSRLDVAFNGVWVCRGGEPGESREKVDLTGRAVDVRVDLKAGVAAATIWTNDLTHAYVHENSAYST
- the argB gene encoding acetylglutamate kinase, giving the protein MGPADERLATAADKAGVLIEALPWLQRFHGATVVVKYGGNAMIDDELKTAFAQDMVFMRMAGLRPVVVHGGGPQITSMLDRLGLVGEFKGGLRVTTPETMDIVRMVLVGQVSRELVGLINAHGPYAVGISGEDARLFTARRRKAVVDGEAVDIGLVGEVATVNPDAVLDIVNAGRIPVVSTVAPDVDGVVHNVNADTAAGALAAALGAEKLVVLTDVEGLYANWPDRSSLIDRIRVDRLERLLPGLASGMIPKMEACVRAIRGGVRRAHVIDGRLAHSLLLEVFTSRGIGTMVLPEEER